The genome window GATAGCGTTAATTTACTGTAGGGAAAAGAAGTATAGATAACACCCTGATATTTAAGTTAGTGCAACCATTCCCGGTCACGCCCTTGACAACAAGCATCTCCCATATGGGTTTGTCAGCCAGGGCGGCATCCATATATATTGTATTCCTTTATAGCTTCTGTGGCTGCCACTTTATATATTGTACCATATGGGTCCCTCTTATTGTAAAGGGTTCGCTACGCCGTTGCCTACTTCCTATCCACATCTACCAATGATTCCTCTTAGTTCTTTATATAATCCAGTTTTTTGGCCTATATCAATAGCCGTTAAATTACTATTCCATACACCTTCATATTTGCTGGATGAATTTCTTAGCTTTTTTATTAATTCATCTTGTATATGATGTTTCTTAGTCTTTGCCTCCTTTAGCTTTTGAGCCATTACAAGGTCATATACATTCCCACCATTCTTTTTAAATATTCTTAGCTTAGACATCTTAGCAACACCTATTCTTGACCACCCTCTAGGCCTGCTGCTTAAACGATCTGAAAATACATGGCTCACATGACCTTCTGCACTACACCCAATTATCTCAAATCCTTTTTCAGCTTTTATCTCAATACCATCCCAATTATTTAGCATGTAACGTCTAGCATCTTTTATTGCCTTTGCTTTTGTATCGGTTTCAGTAAGTTCCAATATCTTTTTAAACACTTTCTTGAGCATTTTTTTACATGGCCATTCTAAGGCGTCCTTTAACTCCTGATATATTGATTTATCATCCAGATGAGCTGTTGCTATTTTTATATATTTTTGTAAATGATAATTATCAAGCACAAATCTGCTCTTTGGAATCCAGTTAAGCCCTTGCCTAATCCATGATGCACCATCTCCTGAAAGATATATAGTTTCAATAGAATCTGTATTGTACACCTTGTCTATATATTCTGATACTTCAATCCATAAATCTTCACTATTTTTATAAATACCGCCAAAGTACTGTACATCCTTTAAAACCTTCCGCTTTTTTGTACTCTTTTCATAATCAAATCCTTCATGTACATAGATAAGTTTTGGCATTACATTATTTTGTTTATATTTATCTTCTTTATTTTTACTGCCTTTTTCCTG of Clostridiaceae bacterium contains these proteins:
- a CDS encoding ISLre2 family transposase, whose protein sequence is MTSSMYNSILHFNEFGVRKIEETVKEFIKEGKDIADLVLGLKENLFELGRNMLEEILEDMDEYLRGCELRKKDWEIVRKDETGLLTSFGTIRYSRTYFKPKEGGKRQHLVDKIVGIEPHDRVSADVVINAIDEAADSSYRKAGETAAYMDEITKQAVMNKVHSLEIIEPEIKIDKKKDIRILYVEADEDHVALQEKGSKNKEDKYKQNNVMPKLIYVHEGFDYEKSTKKRKVLKDVQYFGGIYKNSEDLWIEVSEYIDKVYNTDSIETIYLSGDGASWIRQGLNWIPKSRFVLDNYHLQKYIKIATAHLDDKSIYQELKDALEWPCKKMLKKVFKKILELTETDTKAKAIKDARRYMLNNWDGIEIKAEKGFEIIGCSAEGHVSHVFSDRLSSRPRGWSRIGVAKMSKLRIFKKNGGNVYDLVMAQKLKEAKTKKHHIQDELIKKLRNSSSKYEGVWNSNLTAIDIGQKTGLYKELRGIIGRCG